The following is a genomic window from Deinococcus sp. LM3.
CAGCTTCTTCCCGGCGCGACCGTCGCGCCGCCCCCCGGAGGCACCCCATGAACGCACCCCGACTCACCCTGCTCGGCCTGACCCTCGCCGCCTGCGCCGCCCTGGGCAGCGCCCACGCGCAGACGACCATCAAGATCAACGGGTACGGCGGCACCGACCCCGCCGTGGTCGGCGACCTGATCAACCGCTTCGTGAAACCCGCCCTCGCCAAGGACCGCATCACGGTCGTGTACGAACCCCTGCAGGGCGACTACAACAAGTCCCTGACCACCCTGCTGGCCGCCGGGAACGCCGGGGACGTGTTCTACCTGCCGGCCGAGACGCTCGACGGGTTCGTCGCCACCGGCAAGGTCCTGCCGCTGAACGGCCTCGTGAACACCAGTCCGTTCATCAAGAGCCTGAACGCGGCCTTCACGCGCGGCGGACGCCTGTACGGCGTCGCCAAGGACTTCAACACCCTGACCCTGGTGTACAACCGCTCGCTGTTCGACGAGGCCGGCGTGAAGTACCCCGACGGCACCGACACGTGGGCGACCCTGCAGACCAAACTGACCACCCTGAAGCAGAAACTCGGGCCGGACTACGCCGGGATCTGCCTGCAACCCAACTGGGACCGCTTCGGGGCCTTCGCGTTCGCGACCGGCTGGACGCAGTTCGACAGCAAGGGCCGGACCAACCTCGCCGACCCGCGCTTCGCGGAAGCGTTCAATTTCTACACCGGACTGGCGCGCAACAAGGTCGGCATCCAGCCCAGCGAGGTCAGCGAAGGCTGGACCGGCGGCTGCCTGAAGACCGGGAAGGTCGCCGTGGGGATCGAGGGCAACTGGGTCGTGAACTTCCTGCGCGACAACGCCCCCAACCTGAAGTTCGGCACGGCCCTGATGCCGAAGAACACGAAGACCGGCCAGCGCGGCAACTTCCTGTACACCGTCGGCTGGGCCATCAACAGCGGCACGAAGAACCGCGCGGCGTCCCTGAAAGTCCTGAACATCCTGACCAGCCCGCAGGTGCAGCAGTACGTCCTGGAGCAGGGCCTCGCCATTCCCAGCCGCACCGCGCTGACCAGCAACGCGTACTTCAGGAAGACCGACCCCGGCGCGCAGAACAGCCGCCTCGTGTTCGACGGAGCCGACGACGGCAACGTCCGCGCCTTCACGTTCGGCCCGCAGGGTGCCGACTGGAGCAAACCCATCAACGAGGCGCTCGCCGCCGTCCTGAGCGGCCAGAAGAGTGCGTCCGACGCCCTGAAGAAGGCGCAGGCGGACATGAACACCTTCCAGAAACGCTGACCTCCGGGGCAATGATCCGGCGCGGCGGGAGGGCTCTCCCCTGCCCGCCGCGCCCTGCTTGCCGCGCCCCGCCCGTTCTTCTTCCTGTCCGGTCCCGGCCTTTCTCTGCCGGGTGCCGGTCCCCCCCTGGAGGGCCTGCCATGCTCCGACGAGGCCAGACGCCCGCCGCGCTGCTGTTTCTCGCGCCGTTCCTGATCACCACCGCCGTCTTCTTCTTCTACGCGTTCGGGCGGGCCATCTACTACTCGTTCACGGACTTCAACCTGTTCAACGATCCGCGCCTGATCGGCGTGAAACCGTACGCGGACGTGCTGGGCGACCCGTCGTTCCGGCGGGCGCTGGCGAACAGTCTGGTGTTCGCGGTCATCACCACGACCCTGCAGACCGTGGGCGCGCTGCTGATGGCCGTGGCGCTGAACACCCGCATCCGCGGCATGGGCTTTTTCCGTTCGGCGTGGTACATGCCGTCCATCACGAGCAGCGTGGTGATCACGCTGATCTTCCTGTGGCTGTTCCAGCGGCGCGGCGTGGCGAACTACCTGATCACGCAGTGGCAGGCGTTCCAGCCGCTGATCCTGACCTTTCTGGGCGTGCTGGCCGCCGCGCAGGTCGCGCAGGTGCTGTGGGAACGTTCGCGGCGACTGCCGGCCGGCTGGCTGGACCCGGCGCTGGCCGCCACGAGTGCGCTGCTGGCGGTGGCCGTGACGGCCGCGCTCGCCTGGACGGGCGTGGTCACGGCGCGTGAGGTGCCGCCCTTCGACTACCAGTACTTCGCGGATCGCTGGATCAGCGTGGGCGGCGTGCGCGTGCTGAGCGTGCCGATGCTGGTCGTGATCATCCAGAACACCTTCACGACCATTCCCACCCTGATGCTGTTCTTCCTGGCGGGGTTGCAGAACATTCCCGGCGCGCTGTACGAGGCGGCCGACATCGACGGCGCGACCCCCTGGCAGAAACTGACGCGGGTGACGGTGCCGATGCTGCGGCCCGTGACGTTCTACGTGATCACGGTCGGACTGATCGGGACCATGCAGATGTTCGATCAGGTGGCCGTGATCGGCAGCGCCGCGCCGGGCGACACGCTGATCACCCTGGCGTACTACGTGTACTCGAACACCTTCAAGGCCGGGGCCGCGCCCGTGAACATGGCGTCGGCCGGGGCGATCATCCTGGCGCTGATCATCCTGGTGATGGTGGCCGCGCAGCGCCGCTTCTTCCCGTCGGAGGCCCCATGACCGCCGCTCCCCCGCCTCCCGTCACGCCCGCCGTGCGGGAACGCTGGCTGGCCCGCCGCCGCTGGGCGCGCGCCGCGTGGCTGTACGCGTTCATGCTGGTCATGAGCTTCTTCTTCCTGGGGCCGTTCGTGACCGGCCTGCTCAGCAGCCTCAAGGACAACCCCAACGAGTACCCGCCCACCCTGAACATCCCGCAGCTGACGCCCGCCGTGATCGGGCGCGCCTGGGCGCAGGGCGTGCAGGGCAGCGGCGACGGCTGGCAGGGCGGCCTGCACCCGGGCCGGACCGTCACCTTCGAGGTGCAGGTGCAGTCCCCGCCCGGCGCGCCGCAGGCCCCCCCCGCCGTCACGCTGTTCCCGTACCAGCCGGTCAGTCTGGTCGCCGTGGCCCGGCAGGCGCAGGCGCGCGACTACGCCACCCTGGACACCCGCGAGGTGGCCCGCCGCGGCGACACCCGCACGTACCGCGTGACCGTCCGCAGCCCGCTGCTGACCCGCCAGACCGGCGAGACCGTCCGCGCCACCCTGACCGAACCCGACACGGACCTGCGCGCCCGCCTGGGCAACGGGCAGACCGTTCCCGTGCGCCTGGACACCCCGCAGGCGCAGGAACGGCAGTACGAACTGAACGCCGGGCAGACCGTGGAACTCACGCGCGGCCCCGCCGGGTACACCCTGCGCGGCCCGGTGTTCGAGCGCACGCCGCTGCAGGTGGACGTGCAGCGCGGCCAGAGCATCGTGGGCAGCACCCTGCCACCCAGCGACCGGCAGGACTTCGGGCGGTCCTTCGCGTTCCGGAACGTCACGCCGGGCGTGCTGGGGTACACCTTCAACAACTACCGCCGGGCGTTCCGGGAGACGGCGGACCCCGCCTCGGGCCGCAGCCTGTTCTTCTCGTGGGTGCTGAACTCGTTCCTGTACGCGTTCCTGCGGGTCGCGGCGGCCGTGGTGTTCTGCTCGCTGGCCGGGTACGCCCTGGCCCGCATGACCTTCCCGGGCCGCAACCTGATCTTCCTGGTGGCCGTGCTGTTCGTGCAGATGGTGCCCAGTCAGGTGAACCTGGTCAGCAATTACGTGCTGCTCAAGGACCTGGGCCTGCTGAACCTGTGGGGGCTGTGGCTCAACGGGCTGGTCGCGGCGGGCGGCGTGTTCCTGATGAAGCAGTTCTTCGAGGGCATGCCGCGCGAACTGGAGGAATCCGCCGCCATCGACGGCGCGGGGCCGCTCACGACCTTCTTCCGGGTGATGCTGCCGCAGGCCGGGCCGGCCCTGATCGCGCTGTCCATCACGCAGTTTCAGGGCGCCTGGAACGATTTTTTCTGGCCGCTGGTGATCCTGCGGGACAACGCCAGCTTCACGCTGACGGTGGGCCTGTCGAACTTCCGGGAACTGTACGGCGGGCAGGGCGATTACGGCCTGATCCTGGCCGGCGCGGTCCTGAGCGCCATTCCGGTGATCGTGCTGTTCGTGGTGTTCCAGCGGTACTTCGTGGACACCGGGGCCGACAGCGCCGTCAAGGGCTGACCGGCCCACCACTCCCCCATTCCTCCTGCACCTGTTCCTCCCCGCTCCGACTCTTCACCGAAGGATTCCCACCATGCTGAACACCCGCACCGTCCTGAAAGAAAATGACCTGTACCTCGTCGGGGACGCCCACTACCGCGTCGCGGACGGCGAGAGCGGCCTGTACCGCCGCGACACCCGCGTCCTGTCCCGCTACGAGTGGCGACTGGACGGCGAGACGCCCCAGACGCTCGCGCAGCACGAACACGGCCCGTACTGGCTGCACCAGCAGAGCGCGAACGCGAACGTGGGCTACACCATGCGCGTCGGCCTGCGCCGCGACCTGCAACTGACCGCCACCGAACTGCGCGACACGCTGCGCGTCACCCGCTACCTGGGAGACGGCCCGCACGAACTGCGGCTGCACCTGAACGCCGACTACCTGGACATGTTCGAGGTGCGCGGCTGGCCCGGCGAACTGGGCGCGCGGGACGTGCAGGTACGCCCCGGCCCGGATGGCGTGGACTTCGAGCATACCGCCCTGGACGGCCTGCACAGCCGCACCCGCGTTCAGACCAGCCCGCCCGCCCGCTGGGAGGACGGGGCGCTCGTCTGGACCCTCACGGACGCGCAGACGGACGTGCGCGTCAGCGTGTACCCCCTGCAGGGTGACGAGACGCCCACCCCCGGCGACCCGGACGCCCTGCACGCCGAGTACGCCCGCCTGACCGCCCAGGTCCGCGCGGACCTCACCCTGCCGGACCCGCAGGACCAGCGGATCCTGGAGCGCAGCGTCGCGGACCTGCGCAGCCTGAGCTTCGAGACCGCTTTCGGGGCGTTCCCGGCGGCGGGCCTGCCGTGGTTCGTCGCGCCGTTCGGGCGGGACTCCATGCTGATCGCCCTGATGGTCCACCGGCACCTGCCGCAGCTGGCGCTGACCGTCGCGCGCTTTCTCGCGGCGCACCAGGGGCAGCGGCACGACCCGGTCACGCTGGAGCAGCCGGGCAAGATCCTGCACGAGATGCGCGTCGGGGAACTGACGCGGCTGGGCCGCACGCCGCACCGGCCGTACTACGCGACCGCCGACGCCACGCCGCTGTTCGTGTGGCTGGTCGGGGAACTTGCGGAGGCGCACCCGGACCTCGCGCGGGAACTGAGGCCCCACTGGGAGGCGGCCCTGAACTGGCTGCTGACCGACGGCGACCCGGACGGGGACGGTTTCATCGAGTACACCCCGGACCCCGGCGGCATCACGAACGCCGTGTGGAAGGACAGCGGCGACAGCACCTTCACCGAGGACGGCCAGGACGTCAGTGGGCACGTGGCCGTCATCGAGGTGCAGGGCTACGCGTACGCCGCCTACCGCGCCGCCGCCCGCCTGTACCGCACGCTGGGCGAAGCGGAGCGCGCCCCCGAGTGGGAGGACCGCGCCGCGCAGCTTCAGCGGGCTTTCCAGCGGGCCTTCTGGTGGCCGGAACGCGGGTACTACGTGCACGGCCTGAACGGCGACAAGCGGCCCCTGCGGGTGCTGGTCAGCAACGCCGCGCACACCCTGTGTACCGGCATCATCGCCCCCGAATTCGCCGCGCAGGTCGCCCGCACCGCACTGGGCGCGGAACTCTGGAGCGGCTGGGGCATCCGCACGCTGGGCACGGGGGAACCACGGTTCAATCCGGTGTCGTACCACAACGGCAGCGTCTGGCCTCACGACACCGCCCTGGCCGCGCTGGGCATGGCCCGCCTGGGCCTGCACGCCGAGGCGGCGCAGGTGACCCGCGCGCTGTTCGACGCGGCCCGCGCCGCCCCGGACGGCCGCCTGAGCGAACTGTTCGCCGGCTTCCCCCGCGAGGACGGCACCCCGCCCGTCCCGTACCCCGCCGCGTGCCACCCGCAGGGCTGGGACGCCGCCATTCCACTCGCACTGGCCGGACTCCTGCAAACCCGCCGCGACTGACGCGGATTCCGGGTCTGTTGTGCACGGCCCGCCGGGTGGTGATCGCCTGGCGGGATGAGTGATACGGACTCCGATTGAAGGGGCTGCAACGACCCTTCAATCGGAGTCGGTATCAATCAGAGTCCGTGTGCCCGGGCAGCAGAGGCCGGGCAGTGACCGCCGGGAACTCAACCCGTCCCGGCGGTCACTGTTTTGTTGCGGCGTTCAGTTCGGGCTTCAGCCGAGCGAGATGGGGGCCTGCGGGCCGCAGCAGCCGCTGCCGGGCTCGCAAGCGTCGGTGCTGTCGGTGCTGTCGGTGCTGTCCGGGGCGGGCAGGCCGCAGAGTTCACCGGCCTTGCACTGCACGCCGGGGGTGCGCAGGTGCATGATCAGCCGTTCCGGTCGGCTTTCGAGGTGACTGACGTGGTACTGCAGGGCGGGCGCGCGGTCGTTGCCGTACTCGAAGCGCAGCTCGGCCCCGTCGCGCACGGGGATGTGCCGGACCACGCGGTCGTAGATGGCCAGGAACTTGCGGTTGGTCATGAATCCGGCCTGCGCCTCGGCCGCGGTGCCGTCCATCAGCTGGATGACGGTTTCCCGCCAGAGGTTGGCCTGTCCGCCGCAGTCCATCGCCTCGATGGTGACGGCCTTGACCTCGGTGACGTGGTACCCGGCGGGCACGAGCACCTCGCCGTTCAGCCAGAATTCCAGTGGGCGCTGGGGCTGGGCGCGCAGGTCGCCGATCAGGGCGGCGGTGGTCGTTCCGGTCAGGCCAGGGATCGACTGGTCGGTGGGCTGGGGCTGGGTGGTCTGGGTCATGGCGTTCTCCTGGGGGGTGGGGGCGGCTGGGGGTTCAGGCGGCGTCCTGGTGTGGCGCGGCGGCCAGCAGCGCGCCGATGGCGGTGCGGGCCAGGTGCAGTCCGTGGGCGCTGAGGGCGTAGTAGGTCCAGCGGCCGCGTTTCTGCGCGGTGACCAGTCCGGCCTCGACCAGCAGTTTCATGTGGTGGCTGGTGGTGGGCTGGCTGAGGCCCAGCATGGCCTGGACGTCGCAGGTGCACACGCCCTGCCCGGTCGAGCAGCAGGTGGCGTCGGCGGTCGCCAGGAAGTGCAGGGCCCGCAGGCGGTGCACGTCACCCAGCGCCCGGAACACGGCGGCCGTTCCATCGAAATCCATGGATGTATGGTCGCCGATTCATCGAAGAATGTCAATGCGTTCAGGGGAAGGGGGCAGTGTGTCCGGCCACCCCTCCCCCACCGCCGGGCCTACCCGCGCCCTGTGCGCAGCTGCGCCGCCTCCTTGACACCGTGGTACGCGTGCGCCTCCGCCCACCGGGCCGCCGCCTCGATGTTGTAGGGCACCCGCCGGAACGTGACGTTCCAGATCCCGTCCCCGCCCTCGAGCAGCACCCAGCGCGCCAGCGGAGAGCCGTCTTTCTGTCTGGAGACTGCTCCGGCGTTCACGACAGTCACGGGACCGATCTGGCGCACGTGCTCCAGGTGGGAGTGGCCCACGATGACCACGCGGGCATTCCCGACGTCCCCCAGGCGTTCCTGCACGAGGTCGTCACCGGCCCAGGCCCCCCCGTCGCGCAGCAGGTACGTCCAGGCGGAGTCCGGTTTGCCGTGCGCCGCCAGGATCTCGCCACCGGCCAGCGTGACCGAGGTGGGCAGGGCCGCGACCTCCGCTCCTGCGCCTGCGGGCAGCTGCTCATGCAGCCACGCCAGCATCCCGCGTTTCTCGGTGGTGTCCGTCAGCGGCTCACCCAGGCGCTCGTCGGTGTTGCCGCGCACCTCCAGCACCCCGAACTCCTCGCGCAGTGACCGCTGCAGCGCCCACGCGCCGGCCGGGTCCGCGCCGCCGAACAGGCCGTCACCCAGGTTGACCCAGGCGTCCGGCCGGTGGGTTTCGATATCCCTGGCCACCGCCTCCAGCGCGAAGCGGTTGCCGTGCACGT
Proteins encoded in this region:
- a CDS encoding extracellular solute-binding protein, producing the protein MNAPRLTLLGLTLAACAALGSAHAQTTIKINGYGGTDPAVVGDLINRFVKPALAKDRITVVYEPLQGDYNKSLTTLLAAGNAGDVFYLPAETLDGFVATGKVLPLNGLVNTSPFIKSLNAAFTRGGRLYGVAKDFNTLTLVYNRSLFDEAGVKYPDGTDTWATLQTKLTTLKQKLGPDYAGICLQPNWDRFGAFAFATGWTQFDSKGRTNLADPRFAEAFNFYTGLARNKVGIQPSEVSEGWTGGCLKTGKVAVGIEGNWVVNFLRDNAPNLKFGTALMPKNTKTGQRGNFLYTVGWAINSGTKNRAASLKVLNILTSPQVQQYVLEQGLAIPSRTALTSNAYFRKTDPGAQNSRLVFDGADDGNVRAFTFGPQGADWSKPINEALAAVLSGQKSASDALKKAQADMNTFQKR
- a CDS encoding sugar ABC transporter permease, producing MLRRGQTPAALLFLAPFLITTAVFFFYAFGRAIYYSFTDFNLFNDPRLIGVKPYADVLGDPSFRRALANSLVFAVITTTLQTVGALLMAVALNTRIRGMGFFRSAWYMPSITSSVVITLIFLWLFQRRGVANYLITQWQAFQPLILTFLGVLAAAQVAQVLWERSRRLPAGWLDPALAATSALLAVAVTAALAWTGVVTAREVPPFDYQYFADRWISVGGVRVLSVPMLVVIIQNTFTTIPTLMLFFLAGLQNIPGALYEAADIDGATPWQKLTRVTVPMLRPVTFYVITVGLIGTMQMFDQVAVIGSAAPGDTLITLAYYVYSNTFKAGAAPVNMASAGAIILALIILVMVAAQRRFFPSEAP
- a CDS encoding carbohydrate ABC transporter permease, giving the protein MTAAPPPPVTPAVRERWLARRRWARAAWLYAFMLVMSFFFLGPFVTGLLSSLKDNPNEYPPTLNIPQLTPAVIGRAWAQGVQGSGDGWQGGLHPGRTVTFEVQVQSPPGAPQAPPAVTLFPYQPVSLVAVARQAQARDYATLDTREVARRGDTRTYRVTVRSPLLTRQTGETVRATLTEPDTDLRARLGNGQTVPVRLDTPQAQERQYELNAGQTVELTRGPAGYTLRGPVFERTPLQVDVQRGQSIVGSTLPPSDRQDFGRSFAFRNVTPGVLGYTFNNYRRAFRETADPASGRSLFFSWVLNSFLYAFLRVAAAVVFCSLAGYALARMTFPGRNLIFLVAVLFVQMVPSQVNLVSNYVLLKDLGLLNLWGLWLNGLVAAGGVFLMKQFFEGMPRELEESAAIDGAGPLTTFFRVMLPQAGPALIALSITQFQGAWNDFFWPLVILRDNASFTLTVGLSNFRELYGGQGDYGLILAGAVLSAIPVIVLFVVFQRYFVDTGADSAVKG
- a CDS encoding glycogen debranching N-terminal domain-containing protein; protein product: MLNTRTVLKENDLYLVGDAHYRVADGESGLYRRDTRVLSRYEWRLDGETPQTLAQHEHGPYWLHQQSANANVGYTMRVGLRRDLQLTATELRDTLRVTRYLGDGPHELRLHLNADYLDMFEVRGWPGELGARDVQVRPGPDGVDFEHTALDGLHSRTRVQTSPPARWEDGALVWTLTDAQTDVRVSVYPLQGDETPTPGDPDALHAEYARLTAQVRADLTLPDPQDQRILERSVADLRSLSFETAFGAFPAAGLPWFVAPFGRDSMLIALMVHRHLPQLALTVARFLAAHQGQRHDPVTLEQPGKILHEMRVGELTRLGRTPHRPYYATADATPLFVWLVGELAEAHPDLARELRPHWEAALNWLLTDGDPDGDGFIEYTPDPGGITNAVWKDSGDSTFTEDGQDVSGHVAVIEVQGYAYAAYRAAARLYRTLGEAERAPEWEDRAAQLQRAFQRAFWWPERGYYVHGLNGDKRPLRVLVSNAAHTLCTGIIAPEFAAQVARTALGAELWSGWGIRTLGTGEPRFNPVSYHNGSVWPHDTALAALGMARLGLHAEAAQVTRALFDAARAAPDGRLSELFAGFPREDGTPPVPYPAACHPQGWDAAIPLALAGLLQTRRD
- a CDS encoding DUF6428 family protein; its protein translation is MTQTTQPQPTDQSIPGLTGTTTAALIGDLRAQPQRPLEFWLNGEVLVPAGYHVTEVKAVTIEAMDCGGQANLWRETVIQLMDGTAAEAQAGFMTNRKFLAIYDRVVRHIPVRDGAELRFEYGNDRAPALQYHVSHLESRPERLIMHLRTPGVQCKAGELCGLPAPDSTDSTDSTDACEPGSGCCGPQAPISLG
- a CDS encoding metalloregulator ArsR/SmtB family transcription factor; the encoded protein is MDFDGTAAVFRALGDVHRLRALHFLATADATCCSTGQGVCTCDVQAMLGLSQPTTSHHMKLLVEAGLVTAQKRGRWTYYALSAHGLHLARTAIGALLAAAPHQDAA
- a CDS encoding metallophosphoesterase family protein, which translates into the protein MRVAVFGDVHGNRFALEAVARDIETHRPDAWVNLGDGLFGGADPAGAWALQRSLREEFGVLEVRGNTDERLGEPLTDTTEKRGMLAWLHEQLPAGAGAEVAALPTSVTLAGGEILAAHGKPDSAWTYLLRDGGAWAGDDLVQERLGDVGNARVVIVGHSHLEHVRQIGPVTVVNAGAVSRQKDGSPLARWVLLEGGDGIWNVTFRRVPYNIEAAARWAEAHAYHGVKEAAQLRTGRG